The following DNA comes from Thermococcus piezophilus.
ATAGTGCAGACCAAAACACGGTCATTATCTTTGATGGCTTGGAGTACCTCATCCTTGAAAATAGGTTCGAGAGCATTTTCAAGTTCCTAACCACGCTTAAGGACAAGCGAATACTGATTGGAGCCACCCTCATAGTCATGCTGGATCCAGCAGCTATCAAGGAGAAGCACCTCAAACTGCTTGAAAGAGAGTTCAAATGGCTCGATACAAAGAATAAAGGATGACTCCAAAACGTGACCCCTTCTGTCCCCACCGCCACAAAACATTTAGATGTTCGGGTCGTATAGGGAGTGGTGACTGAGATGCTCCATCACGTTAAGCTTATCTACGCCACGAAAAGTCGGAAGCTGGTTGGCAAAAAAATTGTCCTAGCTATCCCCGGGAGTATAGCAGCCGTTGAGTGTGTAAAGCTGGCCAGAGAGCTTATTAGGCATGGCGCGGAAGTTCACGCGGTCATGAGCGAAAGCGCGACGAAGATAGTCCACCCCTACGCTATGGAGTTCGCAACAGGAAACCCGGTCGTTACTGAAATCACTGGTTTCATAGAGCACGTGGAGCTGGCGGGGGACCACGAGAACAAGGCCGACCTGATTTTAGTCTGCCCAGCGACGGCAAACACTATCTCGAAGATAGCCTCCGGGATCGACGATACACCCGTTACGACAGTTGTAACGACAGCCTTTGCCCACACGTCCATAATGATTGCCCCTGCGATGCATTCGAGCATGTACGACCACCCGATAGTCACAGAGAACATAGAGAAGCTCAAAAAGCTGGGCGTCGAGTTCATAGGGCCGAGGTTCGAGGAGGGAAAGGCCAAGGTAGCGAGCATCGACGAGATAGTATACCGCGTCATCAAAAAGCTCCATACAAAAGATTTGGCCAGAAAGCGCGTTCTTGTAACCGCTGGAGCGACAAGGGAGTACATAGATCCGATACGCTACATAACCAACTCAAGCAGCGGAAAAATGGGAGTTGCCATGGCTGAGGAGGCAGACCTCAGAGGGGCAGAGGTGACACTGATAAGGACCAAGGGAAGCGTGCCGAGCTTTGTCGAGAACCAAATCGAAGTAGAGACCGTGGAGGAGATGCTAGAGGCGATAGAGAACGAGCTGAAGGCCAAGAAATACGACTTCGTGGTTTTAGCAGCGGCGGTGAGCGACTTCCGCATTAAGAACAAGGCAGATGTCAAGATAAAGAGCGAGAAGCCGGTAACCCTCGAACTCGAACCGACTCCCAAGTTAATCGACCGCGTTAAAGAGCTCCAGCCCGATGTTTTCCTCGTTGGTTTCAAGGCAGAGACCGGCTTGAGTGAAGAAGAACTCGTAAGCGCCGCCAGAAAGCAGATAGAGAGGGTCAAAAGCGACGTGGTAGTTGCCAACACACTCAAGGCCTTCGGCAGCGAAGAGAACGAGGTCATCCTCGTAACGGCTGATGCCGTCAAGAAACTGCCTAGGATGGACAAGCGCGCCTTGGCAGAGAGGCTGTGGGACGGGATTCTTTTGATGGTTTAGTTCTTTTACTTCTACCCATTTCTTGAGAAAAAATTCATCCAAGCCCCAAAAACCTCATAAAGACTCACTCCAACCGCTCTTGGTGGTTCTCATGAAAAGGATAGGTATAATAGGCGGAATGACGCCGGAATCGACCTGCTACTACTACCGCAAATATATCGAGATAAGCCGCGAGAAATTTGAAAAGCACATCTACCCTGAGCTGATTATATATTCCATAAACTTCCGGAGGTTCTTCGAGAACCCTGAAGGTTGGGAGGGAAGGAAGAAGATCCTAATAAACGCCGCCAAAGCCCTCGAGAGGGCAGGGGCGGAGATAATAGTGATGTCCGCAAACACTCCCCACAAAGTCTTCCCCGATGTTCAGAAAGAAGTAAACGTCCCAATGGTGAGCATAATAGAGGCAGTTGCTGAAGAAATCAAGAGGAGAAGGATAAAGCGCGTTCTCCTCCTCGGAACTAAAACAACCATGAGCTCCGGCTTCTACGTCAACGCGCTCCGCGAGGAGGGCTTTGAAGTAGTGGTTCCAAGCGAGGAGGAGCAGGAGCGGCTCAACTCGATAATTTTCAACGAGCTGGCCTTCGAGAACTTCAGGAACAAGCCCTGGATAGTCGAACTAATCGAGAGGTATGCGAGGGAAGAGAAAGTCGAAGGAGTAATCCTTGGCTGCACGGAGCTTCCTCTAGCCATAAAGGCTGGAGACGTTAGCATTGAGGTCTTTGATACGGCGGAAATCCACATGAGGAAGCTCATAGAGCTGGCGAGCGAGTGATTTTTATACCCCTTTCCTATTCTTCACCGAGGGGAAGAAGATGGAGCTTCGCGAGTTCCAGGAAATGATAAGGGAGATTTACTTTCATAAGGACTCGAAGCGCGGAGTGGATAAAACGTTCCTCTGGTTCGTGGAAGAGATTGGCGAGTTAGCAGAGGCGATAAGGAAGAATGACATGGAGGCAATGGAGGAGGAGTTCGCCGACGTCTTGGCGTGGCTCTCCAGCCTGGCCAACCTCATCGGAATGGACCTCGAGGAAGCAGCCAAAAAGAAATACCCCGGCGTCTGCCCCTACTGCGGCAACAGTCCCTGCACCTGCGAAGAGAAGTGAACGACATATTCCTCTCTCCGGTTCTGCCTTCCAGATGTGGAAGATTGCAGCCTCTTTTTCGACCATCATCTGAGCGAAAAGATTTTTATACTCCTGAACACACCATTCTATGCAGTAAGCTGAGGTGATGTGCATGCATGAACTCGTTGAGTTCGCCGTTGAAAAGGCTTTAGAGCTTGGGGCGAGCTATGCCGAGGCTCGCTTTGAGGAGAAGAACGGCACTTCTCTGACCATGAAGAATGGCAATCCAGAAGGCCTCGAGGTTATCTCCGACAGGGGAATTGGCGTGAGGGTTCTGGTCAATGGGGGCATGGGTTTTGCCTCGACGAACGTCCTCACCAGGGAAAGCGTTGCTGAAGCTGTTAAAAAGGCGGTCAAACTCGCTAAAGCAGCTGCGAAGGTAAGGAATGAGCCTATTCGCTTTAGCGATGAGGACTTCCACAAGGTTTACTACGAGGTCAGGATGAGGAAGGACTTCCGGGAAGTCTCAGTGGAGGAAAAGCTTGAGCTCCTCAAGAAGGTTGAAGAGGACGTTCTCGACACGGGCATCAACGTGCCCATGAGGTACCTGGGCTACTCGGACTACGTCTGGCACAAGATATTCGCCAACAGTGAGGGGGCGCTGGTTGAAAGCGTTATCCCAAAGGTCTCGATAATGTATAACCTTGTCGTCCTCGAGAACGGCCAGATGGAGCAGGCTCCATTCATCCAGAGGGCTTTCTCTGGCGGCTTAGAGCTCATAGAGAAAGATGAGCCCTGGAAGTGGGCAGTGAAGGACGTTCAGGCCCTGAAGAAGCTCATAGGTGAGGGGCAGAAGCCGCCCGAAGGAAAAGTAGATGTGGTCGTAAGCCCCGAGGTCGCTGGAATAGCTGTTCACGAGAGCGTTGGACACCCATATGAGGCGGATAGAATATTCGGCAGGGAGGCGGCGCAGGCCGGTGAAAGCTTCGTAAAGCCAGAGATGCTTGGCGAGAGAATTGGAAGCGAAGTTGTCACAGTCATAGAGGATCCAACGATACCCAACAGCTGGGGCTTCTACCTCTACGACGACGAAGGCGTTAAGGCAAGGCCGCGCTACCTCATCAAAGACGGAATAATCACCGAGTTCCTCACCAACAGGGAGTATGCCGCAAAGCTCGGGCGGAGGTCGAACGCAGCGGCGAGGGCCATAAACTACAACCGCGAGCCGATAGTGAGGATGGCGAACACATACCTCGCGCCGGGCGACTACAGCTTCGAGGAGCTGATTGAGGACATAAAGCTCGGTGTCTACATGGTCTCCTTCAACGAGTGGAACATAGACGACAGGCGCTACCAGCAGCGCTATATCGGCAGAGAGGCTTATCTCATCGAGAACGGCGAGATTAAGCACCCCGTGAGGAGACCGATTCTGGAGATAACCACCAAGGCACTGTGGAGCAGCGTCGATGCCGTTGGCAAAGAGGTCGAGTACTTCCCAGGAACCTGTGGCAAGGGCGAGCCTGGCCAGGGCGTTCCGGTCTGGATGGGAGGTGCCCACGCGAGGCTCAGGGGAATACCGCTGAGGAGGCCGTGAGGTGGTGGAGATGTTTGACGTTAACGAATTCATCCTTAAGAAGGCCAAAGAGCTTGGCTTCGGCGATGTTGTCGTCCTCGGCTACGAGATGGACAGACGCCAGGTGCGCTTCGCCAACAACGAGATAACCGTCGCCAAGAACTGGCACGAGAGGAAGGTGGAGATCTTCGTCGAGCTTGAGAAGAGGGTCGCAGGAACGAGCATCACCGAGCTGAGCGGGGAGAACATCGAGAGGACGCTCAAGGCCCTACTCTCGACTTTAAAGAACATGTCTCCAAAGGAGGACTACTACAGCATCGCCGAGGGACCCTTCAAATACAGGGATATACCAGAGACCTTTGATAAGGCCATAGTCGAGCTCGATGAGCCGAACGAGTACGTTGAGACCGCCATAAACGCGGCCCTCGAGGAGGGGGCTAAGCGTGTCGCCGGTGTTCTTTACACTGACCACAACAGGCTTTATCTAACCACGAGCAACAGCGTCGAGGCCTTTGACGAGGGAACGGGAATAGAGATAAGCGTTAGAGCCTTCATCGGCGACCTTGAGAGCGGCCACGGAACTAACTCAGTGAGGATCCTCAAGAAGTTCGATCCCGAAAGTGCGGGAAGAAAGGCAGGCGAGATAGCTAAGATAGCACAGAAACCGGAGCAGGGGCCTGAGGGTAAGTTCGATGTTATCTTTGATCCGTTAGCCTTTGCCAACCTTCTCAGCTATATGAGCTTCATGACGTCGGCCTTCGCTGCCGAGGCGGGCTTCTCCTTCCTCGTTGGCAAGCTCGGGCAGAAGGTAGCAAACGAGAACGTTACCATCAAAGATGTTGGCAACATACCCAACGCCTACGGCACCAGAAAGTTCGATGACGAGGGCGTTCCGACGAGGGAAACCACCATAATTGAAAGAGGCACCTTCAAGACATTCCTCCTCAACACCAGCCTAGCTAAGAAGTACAGAACCGAGACCACAGCCAACGCGGGTTTGACGATGCCCCACGCCTGGAACATACTCCTTGAGCCTGGCGACTACTCAAAGGACGAGCTCTTCGAGGACGTCAGAAGGGGCATCTACATCACCAACGTCTGGTACACGCGCTTCCAGAACTACGTCAAGGGCGACTTCTCGACCATACCTCGCGACGGAATCTTCCTCGTCGAGAGGGGCGAGCTGAAGCCCATAAGGAACATCCGCGTGAGCGACAACTTCCAGAGAATTCTGGAGAACATCACCGCCCTTGGAAAGCAGCTACACCACATCCACTGGTGGGAGGTCAGGACGCCGGTCTTCACCCCATACGTGCTCGTAAAGGACGTGGGAATAACAAGGGCGACGATGTAAGGTCTTTTCTCTTTCCCCTTTCCGCAATTTAATCCACCATCTTAACCGGATGACAATCATTAGGATCGCGAGCAGCGTCATCAAAAGTGGCCCTTCCACGGTCTTGTTCATGTAACTCCCGATGTAAACTCCAGGAACGCTCGTGGTGG
Coding sequences within:
- a CDS encoding DUF835 domain-containing protein, which translates into the protein MDNQCRWENPIHPTSLAPLLQKLVDSADQNTVIIFDGLEYLILENRFESIFKFLTTLKDKRILIGATLIVMLDPAAIKEKHLKLLEREFKWLDTKNKG
- the coaBC gene encoding bifunctional phosphopantothenoylcysteine decarboxylase/phosphopantothenate--cysteine ligase CoaBC, which translates into the protein MLHHVKLIYATKSRKLVGKKIVLAIPGSIAAVECVKLARELIRHGAEVHAVMSESATKIVHPYAMEFATGNPVVTEITGFIEHVELAGDHENKADLILVCPATANTISKIASGIDDTPVTTVVTTAFAHTSIMIAPAMHSSMYDHPIVTENIEKLKKLGVEFIGPRFEEGKAKVASIDEIVYRVIKKLHTKDLARKRVLVTAGATREYIDPIRYITNSSSGKMGVAMAEEADLRGAEVTLIRTKGSVPSFVENQIEVETVEEMLEAIENELKAKKYDFVVLAAAVSDFRIKNKADVKIKSEKPVTLELEPTPKLIDRVKELQPDVFLVGFKAETGLSEEELVSAARKQIERVKSDVVVANTLKAFGSEENEVILVTADAVKKLPRMDKRALAERLWDGILLMV
- a CDS encoding aspartate/glutamate racemase family protein; the protein is MKRIGIIGGMTPESTCYYYRKYIEISREKFEKHIYPELIIYSINFRRFFENPEGWEGRKKILINAAKALERAGAEIIVMSANTPHKVFPDVQKEVNVPMVSIIEAVAEEIKRRRIKRVLLLGTKTTMSSGFYVNALREEGFEVVVPSEEEQERLNSIIFNELAFENFRNKPWIVELIERYAREEKVEGVILGCTELPLAIKAGDVSIEVFDTAEIHMRKLIELASE
- a CDS encoding MazG nucleotide pyrophosphohydrolase domain-containing protein, producing MELREFQEMIREIYFHKDSKRGVDKTFLWFVEEIGELAEAIRKNDMEAMEEEFADVLAWLSSLANLIGMDLEEAAKKKYPGVCPYCGNSPCTCEEK
- a CDS encoding TldD/PmbA family protein, coding for MHELVEFAVEKALELGASYAEARFEEKNGTSLTMKNGNPEGLEVISDRGIGVRVLVNGGMGFASTNVLTRESVAEAVKKAVKLAKAAAKVRNEPIRFSDEDFHKVYYEVRMRKDFREVSVEEKLELLKKVEEDVLDTGINVPMRYLGYSDYVWHKIFANSEGALVESVIPKVSIMYNLVVLENGQMEQAPFIQRAFSGGLELIEKDEPWKWAVKDVQALKKLIGEGQKPPEGKVDVVVSPEVAGIAVHESVGHPYEADRIFGREAAQAGESFVKPEMLGERIGSEVVTVIEDPTIPNSWGFYLYDDEGVKARPRYLIKDGIITEFLTNREYAAKLGRRSNAAARAINYNREPIVRMANTYLAPGDYSFEELIEDIKLGVYMVSFNEWNIDDRRYQQRYIGREAYLIENGEIKHPVRRPILEITTKALWSSVDAVGKEVEYFPGTCGKGEPGQGVPVWMGGAHARLRGIPLRRP
- a CDS encoding TldD/PmbA family protein, which gives rise to MFDVNEFILKKAKELGFGDVVVLGYEMDRRQVRFANNEITVAKNWHERKVEIFVELEKRVAGTSITELSGENIERTLKALLSTLKNMSPKEDYYSIAEGPFKYRDIPETFDKAIVELDEPNEYVETAINAALEEGAKRVAGVLYTDHNRLYLTTSNSVEAFDEGTGIEISVRAFIGDLESGHGTNSVRILKKFDPESAGRKAGEIAKIAQKPEQGPEGKFDVIFDPLAFANLLSYMSFMTSAFAAEAGFSFLVGKLGQKVANENVTIKDVGNIPNAYGTRKFDDEGVPTRETTIIERGTFKTFLLNTSLAKKYRTETTANAGLTMPHAWNILLEPGDYSKDELFEDVRRGIYITNVWYTRFQNYVKGDFSTIPRDGIFLVERGELKPIRNIRVSDNFQRILENITALGKQLHHIHWWEVRTPVFTPYVLVKDVGITRATM